The genomic stretch GGCTCGCGGCGCGTCCCAGGTTCGCGATGGAGGCCGCGGAGTGGGTGAAGGTCGTGGATGTGAACGAGGCCACGGTGCGCCTGCTCGAAGCGCGTACCCGGGATGAGGTGCTTCGCACCTTGTCCGTGTCCCGGTCCCGCGTCTTCGTTCCGGAGACGTCGAAGGCCTTCACCGCCGAGCTCCTCCTGTTCTGGGAAGGCGGCACGCGGCTGGAGGTGGAGACCGAGCTCCAGACCCTGGGAGGCCGCCGCATCGAGGTGATGCTCACCCTGACCCGGCCGTCGAGGGAGCGGAGCGACCGGGTCTTCGTCACCATGCGGGAGGTCACCGCGCAGAAGGCGTCCCAACGGGCGCGCCAGGAGAGCGAGGCCCGCTTCCGGAACATGGCGGACCACGCGCCGGTGATGCTGTGGGTGACGGACGTCACCGGCCGCTGCATCTACCTCAGCCGGACCTGGTACGAGTTCACCGGACAGACGGAGGCAGAAGGCCTGGGCTTCGGCTGGCTCAAGGCCGTGCATCCCGACGACTCCGAGCATTCAGGGGCGGTGTTCCTCGGCGCCAATGCGCGGCGCAGCCCCTTCCGGCTCGACTACCGGCTGCGGCGCAAGGATGGTGAGTACCGGTGGGCCATCGACTCGGCCAGCCCCCGCTTCGGGCTGGACGGCGAGTTCCTGGGCTACATCGGCTCCGTCATCGACATCTCCGAGCGGAAGCAGGTCGAGCAGGACCGCGAGCGGCTGCTGACCGCCATGGACGAGGCCATCCGGCTGCGCGACGAGTTCCTCGCCGTGGCCAGCCACGAGCTCAAGACGCCGCTGACGCCGCTCAACCTGAAACTCCAGACGCTGGCGCGGGCCGCCCAGGAGCGGCGCGGACCGGAGCTGCTGGAGCGGCTGCCCGCGGACCTGGAGGTCATGCAGCGGCAGGTGAAGCGGCTGTCGACACTGGTGGGTGAGCTGCTGGACGTGACGCTCATCAGCAGCGGTCAGCTGCGCCTGGAGCCGGAGCCGGTGGACCTGGGAGCGCTGGTCCAAGAGGTGGCCGCGCGCTTCGAGGGCGAGTCACAGCGCACCGGGACGCCCATCCAGGCGGAGTTGGACGAGGTGGTGGTGGGGCAGTGGGACCGGATGCGGCTGGAGCAGGCGGTGTCGAACCTCCTCGCCAACGCCCTGAAGTACGGCGTGGGTCACCCCGTTCACCTGCAGGCCGGAAGGACGGCGGAGCACGCCTGGTTCAGCGTCCGTGACGAAGGCATTGGCATCCCCCTCGATGCGGTGGGCCGCATCTTCGAGAAGTTCGAGCGCGCCGTCTCCGAGCGGCACTATGGCGGACTGGGGCTGGGGCTGTACGTCACGCGGCAGAACGTCCGGGCCATGGGTGGAACCATCGACGTGCGAAGCACGCTGGGCCAGG from Myxococcus xanthus encodes the following:
- a CDS encoding sensor histidine kinase — translated: MGGAETAGDARYQELFNGADVSLWEEDFTAVSAALDGLRASGVQDLRAWLAARPRFAMEAAEWVKVVDVNEATVRLLEARTRDEVLRTLSVSRSRVFVPETSKAFTAELLLFWEGGTRLEVETELQTLGGRRIEVMLTLTRPSRERSDRVFVTMREVTAQKASQRARQESEARFRNMADHAPVMLWVTDVTGRCIYLSRTWYEFTGQTEAEGLGFGWLKAVHPDDSEHSGAVFLGANARRSPFRLDYRLRRKDGEYRWAIDSASPRFGLDGEFLGYIGSVIDISERKQVEQDRERLLTAMDEAIRLRDEFLAVASHELKTPLTPLNLKLQTLARAAQERRGPELLERLPADLEVMQRQVKRLSTLVGELLDVTLISSGQLRLEPEPVDLGALVQEVAARFEGESQRTGTPIQAELDEVVVGQWDRMRLEQAVSNLLANALKYGVGHPVHLQAGRTAEHAWFSVRDEGIGIPLDAVGRIFEKFERAVSERHYGGLGLGLYVTRQNVRAMGGTIDVRSTLGQGATFTVRLPCQVSSESAAREKAS